TTTCAGCGCGGCGCCAAAGCTCATATCCGTTACCCTACACGTTTCCGGCCGTGCATGCCGGCGCTGAACGAGACAACGACCTCAGCCGTCATACGGGGTGCCCAGGGCCTTGGGTGCGCGGCTGCGGCCCGTGAAGATCAGGGCGATGATGGTGATCAGGTACGGCAGCGCCTGCACCAGCGTGGACGGCAGCAGGTTCTGCCCGTCGAGCGTGATGCTCAGGGCCTGCAGCAGCCCGAACAGCAGGGTCGCGGCCAGCACGCCCAGCGGTTTCCACTGCCCGAAGATCAGTGCGGCCAGCGCGATGAAGCCGCCCCCGGCGCTGATGTTGCGCACGTACGAGTCCAGGTTCCCGATGCTCAGGAACACCCCGGCCGTGCCGGCCAGCACGCCGGAGAGAATCACGGCGCTGTAGCGCATGCGGCGCACGTTCACGCCCATGCTGGCCGCCGCGCCCGGCTGCTCACCGGTGGCGCGCAGGCGCAGGCCGTACGGCGTGCGGTACATCACGTACCACGCGGCGGCCACGGCCAGGAACGCGAAGTACACGGGCGGCGAGAACTTCAGGTCCCCGATGCCCCACAGCGGCAGGGCGTTCTCGACCTTGGGGCTCTCGTTCGACACGCCGTACAACGCGGTCAGCAGGACCGCCGGGACGCCCGTGGCGAGCAGGTTGATGGCCGTGCCGCTGATCACCTGATTGGCGCGGTACTTGATGGACACGACCGCGTGAATCCAGGCGATCAGGCCGCCGACCAGCATGCCGGCCAGCCAGCCCACCCAGGGGGCAGCG
The DNA window shown above is from Deinococcus sp. LM3 and carries:
- a CDS encoding ABC transporter permease, with the translated sequence MNLLEQLFTTAFLVTFIRSVVPLLLTALGGLFSERSGVVNIALDGLIIFGALTGAVATKLLEPSLGAAAPWVGWLAGMLVGGLIAWIHAVVSIKYRANQVISGTAINLLATGVPAVLLTALYGVSNESPKVENALPLWGIGDLKFSPPVYFAFLAVAAAWYVMYRTPYGLRLRATGEQPGAAASMGVNVRRMRYSAVILSGVLAGTAGVFLSIGNLDSYVRNISAGGGFIALAALIFGQWKPLGVLAATLLFGLLQALSITLDGQNLLPSTLVQALPYLITIIALIFTGRSRAPKALGTPYDG